In the genome of Phycisphaerae bacterium, one region contains:
- a CDS encoding type II secretion system protein, protein MDRKRRVSNLRGEQTVRPHNARAFTLIELLVVIAIIAVLVAILLPALQAARDQARVAGCQSQLRQWGLIHQMYTDDNNGWYLYFYREGGDWKSPEVVRFPQFNQIVMDQYKATQELFYCPLKPESRAYWTYWETQPGGPYSIIGYTYLAGYPWWLDTWFLNGYRSPWRVDQSEGWSVVMTDQCRTWPHQTNHWLNGRIGCSVLCVDGRVEHHNEGLEPHFNAGDGFWVWWKHTLQ, encoded by the coding sequence CCCGCGCATTCACCCTCATCGAACTCCTCGTGGTCATCGCGATCATCGCCGTGCTGGTGGCCATCCTGCTCCCGGCCCTGCAGGCCGCACGCGATCAGGCCAGAGTCGCCGGCTGCCAGAGCCAACTGCGCCAGTGGGGCCTGATCCACCAGATGTACACCGACGACAACAACGGCTGGTACCTCTACTTCTACCGCGAAGGCGGCGACTGGAAGAGCCCGGAGGTCGTGCGGTTCCCGCAATTCAACCAGATCGTGATGGACCAGTACAAGGCGACGCAGGAGCTCTTCTACTGCCCGCTCAAACCCGAGAGCCGGGCCTATTGGACGTATTGGGAAACGCAGCCCGGCGGCCCCTACTCGATCATCGGCTATACCTACCTGGCCGGCTACCCGTGGTGGCTCGACACCTGGTTCCTCAACGGCTACCGATCGCCGTGGCGGGTGGACCAGTCGGAAGGCTGGTCGGTCGTGATGACCGACCAGTGCCGCACCTGGCCGCACCAGACCAACCACTGGCTCAACGGCCGGATCGGCTGCAGCGTCCTGTGCGTGGACGGCCGGGTCGAGCATCACAATGAGGGCCTGGAGCCCCACTTCAACGCCGGTGACGGCTTCTGGGTCTGGTGGAAACACACGCTCCAGTAA